The genomic segment ATTAGAGAAACAGAGTTTTTAATTAATATAAAGAAAAATATAGATTTGGATCTGTTAAAACTGGATGTTAACTTTAATATTATAGAATTTCAACGAAAAATAGCTATTTTTCAAATTAAAGATAGAGAGATTAAAAGAAAAATATCTAAAGAGGATGGGATAGATGTTTATTCTATGGAAAATGGAGTATTAGAAATAAAAGCTGCGCCATCCTTTTCAAATTCTTTATTTTCACTTATCTATAATAATCATGAATGGCTTGATTCATCTTTTCCAAAACCAAAACCCAAATCATGGTGGAATCCCTGGACTGGTGGATTAGTAAGTGCTCCAATGGATTTAATCTTTTCATCAATTTTAGAAGAAAAAAGGATGGTTAATTTTGTTGATATAGAGGATAATTATCAAAATAAATGGAGTGGAATTAAAATAAGCTATGAGTTAGAGAAAAATGATAAATATTGTGGACTTAAATTGAATCAGTATTATTTGCTTTTACCAGGTCTTCCTGTTCTCTGTTTTACGACGGAAATTATTCAAAACACCGGATCATTATTTAACTTTGTTGATTTTTATACTATAGCTTTTTTGAAGCCAGATTCTGAAATTACAAAAAGCTGGTTTATTTCAAGAAATCTAAGTGGTGAGATGATAAAGTATAAAGCTGGAATAAATCAAGAAATACATTCCCATTCGCCTGTGTTATTTGGATCAGAGAATAGAAAAGAAAAAGTATTATTCTTTGCCGGGCAAAATTCAACAAATTTGATAGCCTTTGCAAATAATGAGGTTATTGCAGGTTTAGGAATGAATAAAATTATTGCTAAAAATAATGATAAAGTTTTTACTCCTCCGATCTTTTTGATCTTTACTGAAGAATATTTACCAGAGGTTTATCTGAAGGATTTAAAGAATATATGGTTTGATTAAAGATGAGATAACTGAGATGAAATGTAGTGTTACGATTTAAGTGGTTTTACCTTATAGTATCGGGGAGATGAGGGAAAGGAGAAAAGGGAGTAAAATTATTGAAGATAATAGATGCACATATGCATTTTTCAAATATCAAAGTCTTTAAAAAACAACAAATAAAATATTACATCTGAATTATTTAGCTGAAGGACTTAAGAAAGAATTTTCAGAGGCGGATGTTATAATTGGAATTGATATGGGGTTAACGTATATGCTGACTTTTCTGGATTGATTATTGGAGATTATTGAAAAAGAGGAGGTGCGCATAACTTGCTTCCACAGAGGAACAGATCTGCTAGTAGAAGTCAAGAGTTTTTTAAAAAAAGAAGGTCTATAATTAATGTTGTAAAGAAAAAATTATAAAAATCAAAAGGCATTTGCTGGCTCCGTTGAATTAATTAGTTGCGAACTAAAAACCAAAGAAAGGAGTCCAGCAAATGCAAGATAATAATATTATAAAATTTCTTGATTTGTCAGACATTATTGCAACTGAAATTATTTCAACGGAGGACAGGTATATTTTTATTGCTGAAGCAAAGAAAAATCACATTGTGTGTCCTCGGTGTGGTAATATCACTAATAAAATCTATGATACAAAATGGCAAAATATTAGAAACATCCCTATAAGAGGTAAACTAGTAATCATTATACTTCTAAAGAAAAGATATCGTTGTCCTTATTGTCATAAGAGGGGTATTCCTGAAAAATATGAAAGCATTGATAAATATGCCCGTAAAACCAAATGCTTTGATAAATATCTTGCTAAAGAAACTGTCAGCAAGAATTATTCTAAAGTTGCTAGAGAAAACGGGTTAAGTTATACAGCTGTTAATAATGCAGTTAAAAAAGTAATTGACCCTCTCATTGAACAACAACTTTCAAAACTTAGTTAATTAAAAGCCATCAATATCGATGAATTTGCAGTTTTAAAACGCCATAAATATGTAGTTAGAATCGGGAGTTAATTG from the Anoxybacter fermentans genome contains:
- a CDS encoding transposase family protein; the protein is MQDNNIIKFLDLSDIIATEIISTEDRYIFIAEAKKNHIVCPRCGNITNKIYDTKWQNIRNIPIRGKLVIIILLKKRYRCPYCHKRGIPEKYESIDKYARKTKCFDKYLAKETVSKNYSKVARENGLSYTAVNNAVKKVIDPLIEQQLSKLS